From Thermodesulforhabdaceae bacterium:
GGCGCATTGTAGAGATCAGAGATTTTCCGGCCATGTGAGCGATATCTGTTCCGATAGCAAAGGCCATAGGGAAACCCAGGATATTAAGCCCTGGCGTTACCATCCAGGCACCACCCATTCCGAAAAATCCCCCTATGATACCTACACCGATACCGAGGATAATCAAACCTGGCCAGAAAATCGGCACACCTGCAATCGGCATAGTGATGTATAGCCAGTCCATAGTCCTGCCTCCTTCTTCTTTTATGGTTTAGTGTTCTGCAAGTTCCCGAGATTTTAAGTCGATACCCATGGAAGACATTACCCAGTCAGCAACGAGCCCGAATATTACCCCTATCAAGGGGATGATGATTATCGTAAGGAGAGCGAAGTAGATGTGGCTTTCGTTATAAAGGTTTGCCCACCAGGCCAAAACTCCGTGAACCTTTCGTGGATCGGCAACGATAACAACATTCGCCACTTTGCCTCCACCAGCAGCCATGGCCATAGTGGGTAGCAACACTGCTACCGCAGTAAACATACCAAGTATCGTTGAAAAAAGCCTTTTCATCATCTCCCATACCTCCTTTTTGAAAGTCTTATCTTACAACCAGGACACTGCAAGGTGCCTGGGCTACTACCTTTGCGGCTGTTGAGCCGATTAAAGTTCTCATAAAACCCGAAATGCCCGTACTTCCCAGAATTATGATGTCGAACTTTTGTTCCTGTGCGAATCTAAGGATGTTGTTTGCTGGAACTAAGCCGGCTTCCAGATGAGTCTTTACGGGGATATTCTTTTCATCAAACAGAGCCTTTGCACGATCCAGAGCTGATTTTGCTTGATTCTCAAGCTTTGTCTGGATGTTGAGAGGCATTTCATCAAAAAAATCCTTGGCATAATATGCTACAGAAATTATGGTTACTTCCGCACTCTCCTTTTCCGCAAATTCCAAGGCTTTTTGAACTGCCTTCATGGCGTGTT
This genomic window contains:
- a CDS encoding DVU0150 family protein, encoding MMKRLFSTILGMFTAVAVLLPTMAMAAGGGKVANVVIVADPRKVHGVLAWWANLYNESHIYFALLTIIIIPLIGVIFGLVADWVMSSMGIDLKSRELAEH
- a CDS encoding universal stress protein; amino-acid sequence: MGQRILVATDGSEHAMKAVQKALEFAEKESAEVTIISVAYYAKDFFDEMPLNIQTKLENQAKSALDRAKALFDEKNIPVKTHLEAGLVPANNILRFAQEQKFDIIILGSTGISGFMRTLIGSTAAKVVAQAPCSVLVVR